In the genome of Gemmatimonadota bacterium, one region contains:
- the ccmA gene encoding heme ABC exporter ATP-binding protein CcmA: MGDRSASDLAGTSSVTGAPGTTGVAGSPGIPGATGAPGISVRQLTKSYGRFRALHRVDLDVAPGSFLALFGPNGAGKSTLLGIIAGLVRPSRGQVFLDGEEITKDRDEDLGKRIGALSYQTYLYDELTVLENLRFYGRLFGVENREERIGSLLQTVGMEARSGSPVRTLSRGMRQRVALARALLHDPDILLLDEPYSGLDQDAMVMLKTVLTARNKTILLVTHDLVRGLESADRVAILNHGRLVFEAETSELSASDFEQTYRDHAV; the protein is encoded by the coding sequence ATGGGTGATCGATCCGCCTCGGACCTCGCTGGCACCTCCAGTGTCACCGGCGCTCCCGGCACGACCGGCGTCGCCGGGTCCCCTGGCATCCCTGGCGCTACTGGCGCCCCTGGAATCAGCGTCCGCCAACTGACGAAGTCCTACGGGCGTTTCCGGGCCCTGCACCGGGTGGACCTGGACGTGGCCCCGGGATCCTTCCTGGCCCTGTTCGGTCCCAACGGCGCGGGAAAGTCGACCCTGCTGGGCATCATTGCCGGGCTCGTGCGCCCATCCCGCGGCCAGGTGTTCCTGGACGGTGAGGAAATCACGAAGGACCGCGACGAAGACCTGGGGAAGCGCATCGGCGCGCTGTCCTACCAGACCTATCTCTACGACGAACTGACCGTGCTGGAGAACCTGCGGTTCTACGGGAGGCTCTTCGGGGTGGAAAACCGCGAGGAGCGGATTGGTTCACTGCTGCAGACGGTGGGCATGGAGGCCCGTTCGGGGAGTCCGGTACGGACGCTATCGCGCGGCATGCGCCAGCGGGTAGCCCTGGCCCGCGCCCTGTTGCACGATCCAGATATCCTGTTGCTCGACGAGCCCTACTCGGGACTGGACCAGGACGCGATGGTCATGCTCAAGACGGTCCTGACCGCCCGGAACAAGACGATCCTCCTGGTGACGCACGACCTGGTCCGTGGACTGGAATCCGCCGACCGCGTCGCCATCCTGAACCATGGACGCCTGGTGTTCGAGGCCGAGACGAGCGAGCTGTCCGCATCGGATTTCGAACAGACCTACCGCGATCACGCGGTGTAG
- a CDS encoding carboxypeptidase regulatory-like domain-containing protein, which produces MKHRPPASPSGLFVFGALLVAWAALAVCVFCPVRTAQAQGTGSIGLTVVNGTTGQPMAGHEVVLLNHSAEEGPDQTLARVVTDGDGRYEFTGLRADGSHYVIATRYLEIPYLTGHIPLVPGAGRVDTLLQVFDITTDESALVHSAVHLVIDAGPEILNLTEIIVVENRGILTFAPPPGVGLGLVYNLPAAAFGLQPMMEGLQHTERGLLFSAPVPPGVSRIVYAYNVDRASIDHRFNRQMDYDVERVQVLVSPSSQTVTATNLTNDGVQQIANDEYLLLSNRVGVGRGMSVEVAFPRVLAWQDVMKWGMLGFVVLIVAAGLVVGIRVKPDQPDEPPALSDLSPEDERKYAAIVQALAALDDQFAAGGLDPDAYRTRRARLKDRALRLRQPGSGDG; this is translated from the coding sequence ATGAAGCATCGCCCGCCCGCGAGCCCTTCGGGGCTTTTTGTTTTTGGTGCACTCCTGGTGGCCTGGGCCGCCCTGGCGGTCTGCGTGTTCTGTCCGGTCCGGACCGCGCAGGCCCAGGGAACGGGCAGCATCGGGCTCACCGTCGTGAACGGCACGACGGGCCAGCCGATGGCGGGACACGAGGTGGTGCTGCTGAATCATAGCGCCGAAGAGGGCCCGGACCAGACCCTTGCGAGGGTCGTTACCGACGGCGACGGGCGTTACGAATTCACCGGACTGAGGGCCGACGGGTCGCATTACGTGATCGCCACCCGATACCTGGAGATTCCCTACCTGACCGGCCACATTCCCCTCGTACCGGGCGCCGGCCGCGTAGACACCCTGCTGCAGGTCTTCGACATCACGACCGACGAATCGGCCCTGGTCCACAGCGCGGTCCACCTGGTCATCGATGCCGGACCCGAGATCCTGAACCTCACGGAGATCATCGTGGTAGAGAACCGGGGCATCCTCACCTTCGCGCCGCCGCCCGGCGTGGGGCTGGGTCTCGTCTATAACCTGCCCGCGGCCGCCTTCGGACTGCAGCCGATGATGGAAGGGCTTCAGCACACCGAGCGCGGCCTTCTTTTCTCGGCGCCCGTGCCTCCCGGGGTCTCGCGTATCGTATACGCATACAACGTGGACCGGGCGTCCATCGATCACCGGTTCAACAGGCAGATGGACTATGACGTCGAACGCGTCCAGGTGCTGGTTTCACCAAGCAGTCAGACGGTGACGGCCACCAACCTGACTAACGACGGCGTGCAGCAGATTGCCAACGATGAGTACCTGCTGCTTTCGAACCGCGTGGGCGTGGGCAGGGGCATGTCGGTGGAGGTCGCCTTCCCCCGCGTGCTGGCCTGGCAGGACGTCATGAAGTGGGGGATGCTCGGATTCGTGGTGCTCATCGTGGCCGCGGGGCTGGTGGTGGGCATCCGCGTCAAGCCCGATCAGCCGGACGAACCGCCCGCCCTCAGCGATCTCTCGCCGGAGGACGAACGCAAGTACGCCGCGATCGTCCAGGCCCTTGCCGCCCTGGACGACCAGTTCGCGGCGGGAGGACTGGACCCGGACGCCTACAGGACCCGCCGTGCCCGCCTCAAGGACCGGGCGCTCCGGCTGCGCCAACCCGGGAGCGGAGATGGGTGA
- a CDS encoding zinc ribbon domain-containing protein → MKEASDVLDELDRTAVSDLPVEEQIEEAVREIRRGREPASGEPVTVDDEAAEENAAEDEAAGDLAAVDAPDENVRAAEHAPAADAPARDAPPVPSARVQECRICRTANEQSARFCIGCGASLKVVTCAGCGAENPASARFCAQCGGKLS, encoded by the coding sequence ATGAAGGAAGCGTCGGACGTGCTGGACGAGTTGGACCGGACCGCCGTCAGCGACCTTCCCGTGGAGGAGCAGATCGAGGAGGCGGTGCGGGAGATCCGGCGAGGCCGAGAGCCGGCGTCCGGCGAACCCGTGACCGTCGATGACGAGGCGGCGGAAGAGAATGCAGCCGAAGACGAGGCCGCTGGTGACCTGGCCGCCGTTGATGCGCCCGATGAAAATGTGCGAGCAGCCGAACACGCCCCCGCTGCAGACGCGCCCGCCCGGGATGCACCGCCCGTTCCGTCCGCTCGCGTCCAGGAATGCAGGATCTGCCGCACGGCCAACGAGCAGTCCGCCAGATTCTGCATCGGGTGCGGCGCTTCGCTGAAAGTTGTCACCTGCGCAGGTTGCGGCGCCGAAAACCCGGCATCGGCCAGGTTCTGCGCCCAGTGCGGAGGCAAACTGTCCTAG
- a CDS encoding cytochrome c maturation protein CcmE, producing the protein MLRTRLCLPKRTVWPILRGSSNSGKQQEQAMKERKRKKQRKFLVGFGLVIAAIGYLIYTGATDATMYYLTVSELKAAVATGDVAYDENMRLHGKVVNGSIQRDEVGTMRIRFVAHEGGVEAPVVYTGVVPDTFKDDSEVVVEGGYGRDGTFTAHTLYAKCPSKYEAEGGYGQYEQTEPQSPEPLPQS; encoded by the coding sequence ATGCTCCGGACCAGATTGTGCTTGCCGAAACGGACCGTATGGCCTATATTGCGGGGGTCGAGCAATTCAGGAAAACAGCAGGAGCAAGCCATGAAAGAACGCAAGCGGAAGAAGCAGCGAAAGTTCCTGGTGGGCTTCGGCCTGGTGATCGCCGCCATCGGTTACCTGATCTATACCGGTGCGACCGACGCGACCATGTACTACCTCACCGTGAGCGAACTGAAGGCCGCCGTGGCAACGGGCGACGTGGCCTACGACGAGAACATGCGCCTGCACGGCAAGGTCGTGAACGGGTCGATCCAGCGCGACGAGGTGGGCACCATGCGCATCCGTTTCGTCGCCCACGAGGGCGGTGTCGAGGCCCCCGTCGTCTACACCGGCGTAGTCCCGGACACCTTCAAGGACGATTCGGAAGTGGTCGTGGAGGGCGGATACGGCCGGGACGGCACTTTCACCGCCCATACGCTGTATGCCAAGTGTCCGTCCAAGTACGAGGCCGAGGGGGGATACGGCCAGTATGAGCAGACCGAGCCGCAGTCGCCGGAACCGCTTCCCCAATCCTAG